The following coding sequences lie in one Pseudomonas sp. B33.4 genomic window:
- a CDS encoding SCO family protein yields the protein MNRRHGDSQPVHTPRSRALGMHLVLMLVVCVLASRVLLAHQASVGEPPAANESATPWGGDYFPNTLLTDQDGRQVHFFNDLIKNKVVVINFIFTSCSDSCPLETARLRQVQKLLGDRVGQDIFFYSISIDPLSDTPQVLKAYAQRFKVGPGWKFLTGEFEDVTDLRKKLGLFIDGVDNGRTKDHNLSLIVGNQSTGRWMKASPFENPWILADQLANTLQNWKQPSIEESYANAPDIRPPSNGEELFRTRCASCHSLGPQDGQGIGMRSIGPDLIGVTRNRDPKWLNRWIREPDRLLAEKDPIALQLYEQFERIPMPNLRLDEASAQSIIDFLSDETERQQPATKALTDGALTPVKPGDPATTVSQMR from the coding sequence ATGAACCGCCGCCACGGTGACAGCCAACCTGTGCATACCCCGCGTTCCCGGGCGCTGGGCATGCACCTGGTGCTGATGCTGGTGGTCTGCGTGCTCGCCAGCCGTGTGCTGCTGGCACACCAGGCCAGTGTCGGCGAGCCACCAGCGGCGAACGAATCCGCCACCCCGTGGGGTGGCGACTATTTCCCCAACACCCTGCTGACCGATCAGGACGGTCGGCAGGTGCACTTCTTCAATGACCTGATCAAGAACAAAGTGGTGGTGATCAACTTCATCTTCACCTCGTGCAGCGACTCTTGCCCACTGGAAACCGCACGCCTGCGTCAGGTGCAGAAACTGCTCGGTGATCGGGTCGGGCAAGACATCTTTTTCTACTCGATCAGCATCGACCCGCTCAGCGATACCCCCCAAGTGCTCAAGGCTTACGCGCAACGTTTCAAGGTCGGCCCCGGCTGGAAGTTTCTCACCGGCGAGTTCGAAGACGTCACCGATCTGCGCAAAAAGCTCGGGCTGTTTATCGACGGCGTCGACAACGGCCGCACCAAGGATCACAACCTCAGCCTGATCGTCGGTAACCAGAGCACCGGGCGCTGGATGAAAGCCTCGCCGTTCGAGAACCCATGGATTCTCGCCGACCAACTGGCCAACACCTTGCAGAACTGGAAACAGCCGAGCATCGAAGAAAGCTACGCCAACGCTCCGGACATTCGTCCGCCGAGCAATGGCGAAGAACTGTTCCGCACTCGCTGTGCCTCGTGCCATAGCCTCGGCCCGCAGGATGGCCAAGGCATTGGCATGCGCAGCATCGGCCCGGACCTGATCGGCGTGACCCGCAACCGCGATCCCAAGTGGCTGAATCGCTGGATTCGCGAACCGGACCGCCTGCTCGCGGAAAAAGACCCGATTGCCCTGCAACTCTACGAACAATTCGAGCGAATCCCAATGCCCAACCTGCGCCTCGACGAGGCATCTGCGCAGTCGATCATCGACTTCCTCAGCGATGAAACCGAGCGTCAGCAACCGGCTACCAAAGCCTTGACCGACGGTGCTTTGACGCCAGTAAAACCGGGCGATCCAGCAACGACGGTAAGTCAGATGCGGTAG
- a CDS encoding HAMP domain-containing sensor histidine kinase encodes MQRLEAQKNSAPNASVAGKGWREQFNLLRWFSLASFFIIAAVALGLGYISTRFVVTESVERDALLTAQFVQAIGAAEMRHAKINPNRTMGEMLDPRQDNHYPDVDPALQLSARTEFLDHVEHLPDILLATVYALDRTVIWSTNAELIGVHIKDDDELDESFEMKVPVSSSYHKIDDEKPEQQMLREPKYLFIENYIPMFNADKSKVVAMVEVYKEPADLVDRIDRGFASIWAATCFGGAAIFLALFWIVRRAAKLLQSQQQQLISNETFVALGEMSSAVAHSLRNPLATIRSSAELAQEVASPGAQRNIGDIISQVDRMSRWVRELLVSLRPMNDDGEAVDLVMAVEDTFGAFEALIKRSNVEVRFSPQNCAPVVSQKVLLTQILNSLFANALEAMPKGGVLSVEFESPQPDSVRVTVIDTGKGMSAQQQLLVFKPFFTTKQGGLGVGLALVKRIMERFQGSVVLTSKEQEGTRVSLNFKVASGGEYGTQHSAGRG; translated from the coding sequence ATGCAGCGACTGGAAGCACAAAAAAACTCTGCACCGAACGCATCGGTCGCAGGCAAGGGCTGGCGCGAGCAGTTCAATCTGCTGCGCTGGTTCTCGCTCGCGAGTTTTTTCATCATCGCGGCGGTGGCGCTAGGTCTCGGTTACATCTCCACGCGCTTCGTCGTCACCGAAAGCGTCGAGCGCGATGCCCTGCTGACCGCGCAATTCGTTCAGGCCATTGGGGCGGCGGAAATGCGCCACGCCAAAATCAATCCGAACCGGACGATGGGCGAAATGCTCGACCCGCGCCAGGACAACCACTATCCCGATGTTGATCCGGCATTACAGCTGTCGGCGCGCACCGAATTTCTCGATCACGTCGAACACCTGCCAGACATTCTCCTGGCCACGGTGTACGCGTTGGACCGCACGGTGATCTGGTCGACCAACGCTGAGCTTATCGGCGTGCACATCAAGGATGACGATGAGCTCGACGAGTCGTTCGAGATGAAAGTGCCGGTGTCCTCCAGCTACCACAAGATCGACGATGAAAAACCCGAGCAGCAAATGTTGCGCGAACCGAAATACCTGTTCATCGAGAACTACATCCCGATGTTCAACGCCGACAAAAGTAAAGTCGTCGCCATGGTCGAGGTCTACAAGGAGCCGGCGGATCTGGTCGATCGTATAGACCGTGGATTTGCCTCGATCTGGGCGGCGACTTGCTTCGGCGGTGCGGCGATCTTTCTAGCCTTGTTCTGGATCGTCCGCCGCGCGGCGAAATTGCTGCAGAGCCAGCAGCAACAGCTGATCAGCAACGAAACCTTCGTCGCCCTCGGCGAGATGTCCTCGGCGGTGGCGCACAGTTTGCGCAATCCACTGGCGACCATTCGCTCCAGCGCCGAACTGGCCCAGGAAGTCGCCAGCCCCGGTGCGCAGCGCAACATTGGCGACATCATCAGCCAGGTCGATCGCATGTCGCGCTGGGTGCGCGAACTGCTGGTGTCGCTGCGGCCGATGAATGACGACGGCGAGGCGGTGGATCTGGTCATGGCGGTCGAAGACACCTTTGGCGCCTTCGAAGCGTTGATCAAACGCAGCAACGTCGAAGTGCGATTCAGTCCGCAAAACTGCGCACCGGTCGTCAGTCAAAAGGTGCTGCTCACGCAAATACTCAATAGCCTGTTTGCCAACGCCCTCGAAGCCATGCCCAAGGGCGGCGTGCTCAGCGTCGAATTCGAGTCGCCGCAGCCGGACAGCGTGCGCGTGACGGTGATCGACACCGGCAAGGGCATGAGCGCGCAGCAGCAACTGTTGGTGTTCAAACCGTTTTTCACCACCAAACAGGGCGGCCTCGGGGTTGGCCTGGCGTTGGTCAAAAGAATCATGGAGCGGTTTCAGGGCTCGGTCGTCCTGACCAGCAAAGAGCAGGAAGGAACCCGCGTCAGTCTCAACTTCAAAGTGGCATCGGGAGGGGAATATGGAACACAGCATTCTGCTGGTCGAGGATGA
- a CDS encoding sigma-54 dependent transcriptional regulator encodes MEHSILLVEDDELLAENIQTYLERKDFEVTVCHSAEDALEQLGSFMPDIVLTDNSLPGMSGHDLIQKLRISAPDLKVIMMTGYGNVEDAVVAMKEGAFHYVTKPVALQELKLLLDKALATERMERTLSFYQEREAQKSGVQALIGDSAPMQYLKNTIGQLLDAERRMANTDLPPVLVEGETGTGKELVARALHFDGPRSKGPFIEFNCASIPSNLVESELFGHEKGAFTDAKDRRVGLVEAADGGTLFLDEIGEMDLLLQAKILKLLEDRTIRRVGSVKERKVNLRVISATNCNLEQMVQQGKFRRDLFFRLRIISIKVPRLYARGEDILLLARHFLASHGKRYGKPNLHFSQQAEELLLSYTWPGNVRELRNMLEQTVLLAPSDTIAAHQLNVCMSLCDELPPQHQHQHHEPVSPYEPRPASNMESMNLPEVERDMVRKMLDKTDWNVTKSARLLGLSRDMLRYRIEKLGLARPDKRQW; translated from the coding sequence ATGGAACACAGCATTCTGCTGGTCGAGGATGACGAACTGCTGGCCGAAAATATTCAGACCTACCTGGAGCGCAAGGACTTCGAGGTGACGGTCTGCCATTCGGCTGAAGACGCGCTGGAGCAATTGGGCAGCTTCATGCCTGACATCGTGCTGACCGACAACTCGCTGCCGGGCATGAGCGGTCACGACCTGATCCAGAAGCTGCGCATCAGCGCGCCGGATCTGAAAGTGATCATGATGACCGGTTACGGCAACGTCGAAGATGCCGTGGTGGCGATGAAGGAGGGCGCCTTTCATTACGTCACCAAACCGGTCGCGTTGCAGGAACTCAAACTGCTGCTCGACAAGGCGCTGGCGACTGAACGGATGGAGCGCACGCTGTCGTTCTATCAGGAGCGCGAGGCGCAGAAATCCGGGGTGCAGGCGCTGATTGGCGACTCGGCACCGATGCAATATCTGAAAAACACCATCGGCCAGTTGCTCGATGCCGAGCGGCGCATGGCCAACACCGATCTGCCACCGGTCTTGGTCGAAGGCGAGACCGGCACCGGTAAAGAGTTGGTGGCCCGCGCGCTGCACTTCGACGGCCCGCGCAGCAAAGGCCCGTTCATTGAATTCAACTGCGCGTCGATCCCGTCGAATCTGGTCGAGTCGGAGCTGTTCGGGCATGAGAAGGGTGCATTCACCGATGCCAAGGATCGCCGGGTCGGACTGGTGGAAGCGGCGGACGGCGGCACGCTGTTTCTCGATGAGATTGGTGAGATGGACCTGCTGTTGCAGGCGAAGATCTTGAAGTTGCTGGAGGATCGCACCATTCGCCGCGTCGGCTCGGTGAAGGAGCGCAAGGTCAATCTGCGGGTGATTAGTGCGACCAACTGCAACCTTGAGCAGATGGTCCAGCAGGGCAAATTCCGCCGCGATCTGTTTTTCCGTCTACGGATTATTTCGATCAAGGTGCCGCGCCTGTATGCGCGGGGTGAAGATATCTTGCTGCTGGCGCGGCACTTCCTTGCCAGTCACGGCAAACGCTATGGCAAACCGAACCTGCATTTCAGCCAGCAGGCCGAGGAGCTGCTGCTCAGTTACACCTGGCCGGGCAACGTGCGCGAACTGCGCAATATGCTCGAACAGACGGTGTTGCTGGCGCCGAGCGACACGATTGCCGCGCATCAATTGAACGTGTGCATGAGCCTGTGTGACGAGTTGCCGCCGCAGCATCAGCATCAACACCACGAACCTGTGTCGCCCTACGAACCGCGTCCGGCGAGCAATATGGAGTCGATGAACCTGCCGGAAGTCGAGCGCGACATGGTGCGCAAGATGCTCGACAAGACCGACTGGAACGTCACCAAATCCGCGCGCCTGCTGGGCCTGAGCCGCGACATGCTGCGCTACCGCATCGAAAAACTCGGCCTCGCCCGGCCGGATAAACGGCAGTGGTAG
- a CDS encoding class I SAM-dependent methyltransferase, which yields MEVPNNKTAIESNRQAWNDSARHHQDSPDWQALLGEVAQADFSCLDETLSGLLEVDGKDVIQLGCNNGRESLSLFALGARSVVGVDQSAAFLEQARELNKRSPHNAEFIESDVHHLPASLQNRFDVALITIGVLNWMPDIGEFFHHVASTLKPGGKLLIYETHPFLEMVDPDAEDPYRLASSYFRAEPFVQEEPIVYVGKVEQQAAKSYWFVHNLGAIFSAAIAAGLNIAHFKEYAHSNREEVYDQYLNQEAQLPMCFTLIASKA from the coding sequence ATGGAAGTGCCCAACAACAAAACCGCCATCGAGAGCAATCGACAGGCGTGGAACGATTCCGCCCGCCATCACCAGGATTCGCCTGACTGGCAGGCTTTACTCGGCGAAGTCGCGCAGGCGGATTTTTCCTGCCTTGATGAGACCTTGAGCGGGTTGCTGGAGGTTGACGGCAAAGATGTGATTCAACTGGGCTGCAACAATGGCCGCGAGAGTCTCTCCCTGTTTGCGCTCGGTGCCAGAAGCGTGGTCGGTGTCGATCAGTCGGCGGCGTTTCTCGAACAGGCGCGTGAGCTGAACAAGCGTTCACCGCACAACGCCGAGTTCATCGAAAGCGATGTCCATCATCTGCCGGCATCGTTGCAGAACCGCTTTGATGTGGCGCTGATCACCATTGGTGTTTTGAACTGGATGCCGGACATCGGCGAGTTCTTCCACCATGTCGCTTCGACCCTTAAACCGGGTGGCAAACTGCTGATCTACGAAACCCATCCGTTTCTGGAAATGGTCGATCCGGATGCTGAGGATCCGTATCGCCTTGCCAGTTCCTATTTCCGCGCCGAGCCGTTTGTGCAGGAAGAGCCGATTGTCTACGTCGGCAAGGTTGAACAGCAGGCGGCGAAGTCGTATTGGTTTGTGCATAACCTCGGCGCCATCTTCAGCGCGGCCATTGCGGCGGGACTGAATATTGCGCACTTCAAGGAGTATGCGCATTCGAATCGGGAAGAGGTGTATGACCAGTATCTGAATCAGGAAGCGCAGCTGCCGATGTGTTTTACCCTGATCGCCAGTAAGGCGTGA
- a CDS encoding N-acetyltransferase, whose translation MSIIEKLQERIRQKGLGRTFSTLWKRYVFFHWELLWMERDLVSPVPPHKLRPYDGLRKADITPENAIAFSKHFGDRVGTMAELAAEGHTGHMYLDADGHAVGFIWGSIRDYHDRHYYGCTFPVKPGEFFEFGGEMIRAYFGSSLSVDVQVALWEAMAAQGCNKVVDVCETHNIPALKLHIRMGYHEQGRVMHVYCLFGRWKFFRETRYEGSRLEPLRKPGRPVVSAAAQA comes from the coding sequence ATGAGCATCATCGAAAAACTACAAGAACGCATCCGGCAAAAAGGCCTCGGCCGCACTTTCAGCACGTTGTGGAAACGCTACGTGTTCTTCCATTGGGAGCTGCTGTGGATGGAGCGCGACCTGGTCAGCCCGGTACCGCCACACAAGCTGCGTCCTTACGATGGCCTGCGCAAAGCCGACATAACGCCGGAGAACGCCATCGCGTTTTCCAAGCATTTCGGTGACCGCGTGGGGACCATGGCCGAGCTGGCTGCCGAGGGTCACACCGGGCACATGTACCTTGATGCCGACGGGCACGCGGTGGGATTTATCTGGGGCAGTATTCGCGACTATCACGACCGTCACTATTACGGCTGCACCTTCCCGGTGAAGCCCGGTGAATTCTTTGAGTTTGGTGGTGAAATGATTCGTGCGTACTTCGGCAGCAGCCTGTCGGTGGACGTACAGGTGGCGTTGTGGGAAGCGATGGCGGCGCAGGGTTGCAACAAAGTGGTGGACGTTTGTGAGACGCACAATATTCCGGCGCTGAAGCTGCATATCCGCATGGGCTATCACGAACAGGGGCGTGTGATGCATGTGTATTGCCTGTTCGGGCGCTGGAAATTTTTCCGCGAAACGCGCTATGAGGGTTCGCGACTGGAACCGCTGCGTAAGCCGGGGCGGCCGGTGGTGAGTGCGGCGGCGCAGGCTTGA
- a CDS encoding ChbG/HpnK family deacetylase has protein sequence MPRQVIVNADDFGLSPNENAVIFAAFQAGVISSATAMANMPAFEAACAMARHPTLQGRVGLHFNLTYGRPLSQAILARRTFCDDFGVFDLSLPRHSFSLGREDREAVREELQVQWQRCVDHGMRPSHIDSHQHVHNIWPIGEIVARFAAQQGVPIRLARNLGQNLNLPKRVFKGLLNWRLQRLAGVTADYVCTPVDLRNGSAPTDGVLEIVAHPTQLGAGFGDAYLNPDESLSSVLEQRLRGIARVSYADLNKDFLRGATALD, from the coding sequence ATGCCTCGCCAAGTCATAGTCAACGCTGACGATTTCGGTCTCAGCCCGAACGAAAACGCGGTGATCTTCGCCGCGTTTCAGGCCGGGGTCATCAGTTCTGCCACAGCGATGGCCAACATGCCGGCGTTTGAAGCAGCGTGTGCCATGGCCCGGCATCCGACCTTGCAAGGCCGGGTTGGCCTGCATTTCAACCTGACCTACGGGCGCCCCTTGAGCCAGGCGATTCTAGCCCGACGCACCTTCTGCGATGACTTCGGCGTGTTCGATCTCAGCCTGCCCCGCCACAGTTTTTCGCTGGGGCGCGAGGACCGTGAAGCGGTGCGCGAAGAGTTGCAGGTGCAGTGGCAGCGTTGCGTCGATCACGGCATGCGCCCCAGCCACATCGATTCGCACCAGCACGTGCACAACATCTGGCCGATTGGCGAAATCGTCGCGCGGTTCGCCGCGCAGCAAGGCGTACCGATTCGACTGGCGCGCAATCTGGGACAGAACCTCAATCTGCCCAAGCGCGTATTCAAGGGTTTGCTCAATTGGCGTTTGCAGCGTCTGGCGGGGGTTACCGCTGACTATGTGTGCACGCCGGTGGACCTGCGCAACGGCAGCGCGCCGACCGACGGCGTGCTGGAAATCGTCGCACATCCAACGCAACTCGGCGCCGGTTTTGGTGACGCCTATCTCAACCCCGACGAGTCCCTGAGCAGCGTACTAGAGCAGCGGCTGAGGGGTATAGCACGGGTTTCATACGCCGATCTGAACAAGGATTTTCTACGCGGTGCCACGGCACTCGATTGA
- a CDS encoding GNAT family N-acetyltransferase, with the protein MVTRFAWRTSLCAADFPEAAYEALRLRVTDHTPFNNLGWLCAAEQTLGEDERLHILLGWEAEELRLCLPLVASRERFAGVPFRVLHHLGYPLADRLALLSLLGSDDMREALRLIRQRVPHALLQLNELSEPAGEESALTQWMARSSSGERRLSCRVPVHLISEADHQEVSGDPRYKLRRARKRIAACGAEVRRITPDALSMGPLLQTISEVEAVSWKGDEGVGIFASERSRQLIERAFIALAGQGLVRVVTLELNGRCISYRLGLLEQGRLYDYNLAFLPQYADLGSGRVLLEEWIRWGLDDNWRWIDASRVSLENSSHQLHERMTGQLEHWRWSFYSWRPSGLILGLGLRLWYRLKPHVQTWRARRAEQAKPAGKPVAITTEGEHASPSHSQR; encoded by the coding sequence ATGGTGACGCGATTTGCATGGCGCACTTCCCTGTGCGCCGCCGATTTCCCCGAAGCAGCATATGAAGCGCTGCGCCTGCGGGTGACGGATCACACGCCGTTCAACAACCTTGGTTGGTTGTGTGCGGCCGAGCAGACCCTCGGCGAGGATGAGCGTCTGCACATTCTGCTGGGTTGGGAGGCGGAGGAATTGCGTCTGTGTCTGCCGTTGGTGGCGAGTCGCGAACGCTTTGCCGGCGTGCCGTTTCGGGTGCTGCATCACTTGGGTTATCCGCTGGCCGATCGCCTGGCGCTGTTGTCTCTGCTCGGCAGCGACGACATGCGCGAGGCCTTGCGGTTGATTCGCCAACGTGTGCCCCATGCGCTGCTACAGCTCAATGAATTGTCCGAGCCGGCCGGTGAGGAAAGTGCGCTGACCCAATGGATGGCACGCAGCTCCTCCGGTGAACGGCGCTTGAGTTGTCGCGTGCCGGTGCATCTGATCAGCGAGGCCGATCATCAGGAAGTCTCCGGCGATCCGCGCTACAAGCTGCGCCGGGCACGCAAGCGCATCGCCGCGTGTGGTGCCGAGGTGCGCCGGATCACTCCCGATGCGTTGAGCATGGGGCCGTTATTGCAGACCATCAGCGAAGTCGAAGCGGTGAGCTGGAAAGGCGACGAAGGCGTGGGGATTTTCGCCAGCGAACGCAGCCGCCAGTTGATCGAACGCGCCTTCATCGCCCTCGCCGGCCAAGGCCTGGTGCGGGTGGTGACGCTGGAACTGAACGGCCGCTGCATCAGCTATCGCCTCGGTCTGCTGGAGCAGGGTCGGCTCTACGATTACAACCTCGCGTTCCTGCCGCAGTACGCTGATCTGGGCAGCGGCCGGGTATTGCTGGAGGAATGGATTCGCTGGGGCCTGGACGACAACTGGCGCTGGATCGATGCCTCGCGGGTCAGCCTGGAAAACTCCAGCCATCAATTGCACGAACGCATGACCGGGCAACTGGAGCACTGGCGTTGGAGTTTTTATTCCTGGCGCCCGAGCGGCCTGATCCTCGGTCTAGGCCTGCGCCTGTGGTATCGACTCAAACCGCACGTACAAACGTGGCGGGCACGACGTGCCGAACAAGCCAAACCTGCAGGGAAACCTGTCGCGATCACCACGGAGGGCGAACATGCCTCGCCAAGTCATAGTCAACGCTGA
- a CDS encoding N-acetyltransferase, which translates to MNVVQKLSQHIKQKGLRATFAKAWKHYVFSHQELLWMERDLVSPVPPHNLKPYPPLRVVKITADNASAFARYFGDRVRTMAELANEGHTGHMHLDDQGDAVAFIWGTSRDYFDRHYYGCLFPVKPGEFFEFGGELTRAYWGSELSVDLQLELWKAMAAQGCDKVVDVCEFHNIPALKLHLRMGYTEQNRIMNVYTLFGRWRFYRETRYSGSRLEALRKPSRPPVTATAA; encoded by the coding sequence ATGAACGTTGTGCAAAAACTCAGTCAGCACATCAAGCAAAAAGGCCTGCGCGCTACCTTTGCCAAAGCGTGGAAGCACTACGTTTTTTCCCATCAGGAACTGTTGTGGATGGAACGCGACCTGGTCAGCCCGGTGCCACCGCACAACCTCAAACCCTACCCGCCGCTGCGGGTGGTGAAGATCACGGCGGACAACGCCAGCGCCTTCGCGCGCTATTTCGGCGACCGCGTCCGCACCATGGCCGAGCTGGCCAACGAAGGTCACACCGGGCACATGCACCTGGATGATCAGGGCGATGCCGTGGCATTTATCTGGGGTACTTCCCGCGATTATTTCGACCGGCACTACTACGGCTGCCTGTTCCCGGTGAAACCCGGCGAGTTCTTCGAATTCGGCGGCGAACTGACCCGTGCCTACTGGGGCAGCGAGCTGTCGGTAGACCTGCAACTGGAACTGTGGAAAGCCATGGCTGCACAAGGCTGCGACAAGGTGGTCGACGTCTGCGAGTTCCACAACATCCCGGCGCTCAAGCTGCACCTGCGCATGGGCTATACCGAGCAGAACCGCATCATGAATGTATACACCCTGTTTGGTCGCTGGCGCTTCTACCGCGAAACCCGCTATAGCGGTTCGCGTCTGGAGGCGCTGCGCAAACCTTCCCGTCCACCCGTAACAGCCACGGCAGCCTGA
- a CDS encoding lipopolysaccharide biosynthesis protein — MSRGNYLKHLALSMGTKLAMIALRLLRNVLLARILGPSERGLFALLSTLPDLISAATSGGLNSAVGYQAAKQRPMGLLLSQVLVFGCLLAGLLTLLVVALAREFGAELDVTMQLGLLAWLLLLAVPLTVLKSGLLTLHNASGGVVAFNALRLVESLAPLLLFLALFWMWQSAALEAALISWLAGISLVVLVGWVWLKRAQPLQLQWDRASQNELLRYSARSHPDLLFQQVILRSDYLFIGALLGSTALGHYAMASAAAELLLIVPEAVTTPLMKRLLQQDEGMDKVTPLALRLTATVMLGACLTMAVIGEWLIVTLFGAVYQPAYPALLALLPGLLGLCYASILRLDLLGKNRPGTVSLLMGLGALLNLALNLVLIPAYGIVGAAAASSIAYLAVTVAMLVLYCRLSGVPFWQVLIILPRDLTPMWLILQRRKTA, encoded by the coding sequence ATGAGCCGAGGCAACTACCTCAAGCATCTGGCGCTGAGCATGGGCACCAAACTGGCGATGATCGCCCTGCGCTTGCTGCGCAACGTCTTGCTGGCGCGGATTCTCGGGCCGAGTGAGCGTGGCTTGTTTGCCTTGCTGAGTACCCTGCCGGACTTGATCAGCGCCGCCACCAGCGGTGGCTTGAATTCAGCGGTGGGTTATCAGGCAGCCAAGCAACGGCCGATGGGTTTGTTGCTCAGCCAAGTGTTGGTCTTCGGCTGTTTGCTGGCGGGGTTGCTGACCTTGCTGGTGGTGGCGTTGGCGCGTGAGTTTGGCGCTGAGCTGGATGTGACGATGCAACTCGGCTTGCTCGCCTGGTTATTGTTGCTGGCGGTGCCGTTGACCGTATTGAAAAGTGGCTTGCTGACGCTGCACAACGCCTCCGGCGGCGTGGTCGCATTCAATGCCTTGCGCCTGGTCGAGTCGCTGGCGCCGTTGTTGTTGTTCCTCGCATTGTTCTGGATGTGGCAAAGCGCTGCCCTCGAAGCCGCGTTGATCAGTTGGCTGGCCGGCATCAGTCTGGTGGTGCTGGTCGGTTGGGTCTGGCTCAAACGCGCGCAGCCGTTGCAACTGCAATGGGATCGCGCCAGCCAGAACGAACTGCTGCGCTACAGCGCGCGCAGCCATCCGGATCTGCTGTTCCAGCAAGTGATTCTGCGCTCGGATTACCTGTTTATCGGCGCCCTGCTCGGCAGCACCGCGCTCGGTCATTACGCGATGGCCAGCGCTGCCGCCGAACTGCTGCTGATCGTCCCGGAAGCGGTGACCACACCACTGATGAAACGCCTGCTGCAACAGGACGAAGGCATGGACAAGGTCACGCCGCTGGCGCTGCGCCTGACTGCCACGGTGATGCTCGGCGCCTGTCTGACCATGGCGGTGATTGGCGAATGGCTGATCGTCACCTTGTTCGGCGCGGTTTACCAACCGGCGTATCCGGCGCTGCTGGCCCTGCTGCCGGGACTTTTGGGCCTGTGCTACGCGAGCATTTTGCGCCTCGACTTGCTGGGCAAGAATCGCCCCGGCACGGTGTCGTTGCTGATGGGTCTGGGGGCGCTGCTGAACCTGGCGCTGAATCTGGTGTTGATTCCGGCTTACGGCATTGTCGGCGCGGCGGCGGCTTCATCGATTGCCTATCTGGCAGTGACCGTGGCGATGCTGGTGTTGTACTGCCGTTTGAGCGGCGTGCCGTTCTGGCAAGTGCTGATCATTTTGCCCCGCGACCTCACGCCGATGTGGCTGATACTGCAACGGCGGAAAACCGCATGA
- a CDS encoding polysaccharide deacetylase family protein, protein MAIKQLLKRTSGWLYLNSSMGRNQLHGAGVILMLHRVLSNDRAADLPHRNELCVGPKAFEHLLVWLRKHFDCVPLMEILQPNSLRTERPRVALTFDDGWRDNAVNAFPLLQKHQVPASIFLSTDFIGSRQRFWWESLGETLWGSHGDKARMHLIECLHAMHHPLPVLLDDIDVDRRSLALLHYLQGLKSLDPKELEQLTDECPAESQPQALDWHQVRALEASGLVRFGPHGASHAILTGLDDQRLSEEISRSRDALHNGCNRPLPVYCYPNGDNDKRVREQIAHHDYPFALGTGTGIYRGEGDPLNLPRFGVSQRTARNPQLLSWRIFRGARP, encoded by the coding sequence ATGGCGATCAAACAATTACTCAAACGCACCAGTGGCTGGCTCTATCTCAACTCGTCCATGGGCCGTAACCAATTGCACGGCGCCGGGGTGATTCTGATGCTGCACCGCGTGCTGTCGAACGACCGCGCCGCCGATCTGCCGCACCGCAATGAATTGTGCGTGGGGCCGAAAGCCTTCGAGCATTTGCTGGTGTGGCTGCGCAAGCATTTCGATTGCGTGCCGCTGATGGAAATCCTTCAGCCCAACTCGCTGCGCACCGAACGCCCACGGGTGGCGCTGACCTTCGATGACGGCTGGCGCGACAATGCGGTCAACGCCTTCCCGCTGCTGCAAAAACATCAGGTGCCGGCGAGCATTTTCCTCTCCACCGATTTCATCGGCAGCCGTCAGCGCTTCTGGTGGGAAAGCCTCGGCGAAACCCTGTGGGGCAGCCATGGCGACAAGGCGCGGATGCACTTGATCGAATGCCTGCACGCCATGCACCACCCGTTACCGGTGCTGCTCGATGACATTGACGTCGACCGCCGCAGCCTGGCCTTGTTGCATTACCTGCAAGGGCTGAAGTCGCTTGACCCGAAGGAGCTGGAACAACTCACCGATGAATGCCCGGCGGAATCACAACCGCAAGCCCTGGACTGGCATCAAGTCCGCGCGCTGGAAGCTTCGGGGCTGGTGCGTTTCGGCCCACACGGCGCCAGCCACGCGATCCTCACCGGCCTGGATGATCAGCGCCTGAGCGAAGAAATCAGCCGCAGTCGCGATGCCCTGCACAACGGCTGCAATCGACCGCTGCCGGTGTATTGCTACCCCAACGGCGACAATGATAAGCGCGTGCGCGAACAGATTGCCCATCACGACTATCCTTTCGCCCTCGGCACCGGCACCGGCATTTATCGCGGTGAAGGCGATCCGCTGAATCTGCCGCGTTTCGGTGTCAGCCAGCGCACCGCACGTAATCCGCAACTGTTGTCGTGGCGGATTTTTCGCGGGGCGCGGCCATGA